The sequence CACGCCGTACGCGCGCCTCAGCCGCCGCACGATCTCCCGCGCCAGCTCCAGGTGCGCCACTTGGTCCTCCCCCACCGGCACCCGCTCGCCCCGGTAAAGCGCCACGTCCGCCGCCTGAAGGAGCGGATACCCCAGAAGCGCATAGGAGGGCGCCTCCCTCCCCCCCAGCCGCGCCGCCTCTTCCTTATAGGTCGGCGAACGCTCCAGCATCCCCACCGGAGCCAGCGACCCCAGGATCCAGAAGAACTCCAGATGCTCCGGAACCGCCGACTGGACGAACATCGTGCAGCGCTCCGGATCCACCCCGCAGGCGATCCAGTCCGCCACCATCTCCCGGATCCACCCGGCCACGCGCCGCGGCTCCTCCCGCCGATCGACGAGCGCGTGCCAGTCGGCCGCGAAGAAAAAGCAGTCGTGGTCCCGTTGGAGCGCCGTCCACGCCCGCAACACCCCGACGTAGTGCCCCAGGTGAAGCGGCCCCGTGGGACGCATCCCCGAAACGACGCGCCGGCCGACGCCCATCGCGATCCCCCTTCGTGGACCTCCGGCGTTTCCCCCATGTTACGGAACGTAACGCGCCCGCGACCCCGCCCGGGGAGCCTGATCGGGCACGCGGCTTGCTCTCCTTGACCCGTCCTTCGGCAAGGAGGTGCGCCATGCTGCAAAGGTTGTTCGAAAGCGTGTTCCGGAACGACGCCCCGGCGGCGCCCGCGGGAAACGCCCGTGCGTCCCTCGTCCTGTCCCTTCCCGCCCCCCTGCGCGGCCCCGTCGAGGAGCGGCTCCCGGGAATCCTCTCGACCGCCGAGGTCTTCCGGCGCCTCTTCGCCGAGGCGCAAACGTCCGTCAAGGTCTTCTCGCCCTACGTGGATCCCACGTTCACGAGCCTCGCCCAGTCCGCCCGCGCGCCCATCCAGATCGTCACCACCCTCCGGGAGGCGCGCCAGCGGTCCAACCCCGTCCTGGAGCGGTTCGCCTCCGCGCGACCGCTCGCCGTCCGGTATCTCCACGAGAAACACGCCCGCGCCCAGATGTTCCAGCTCCACGCGAAAATGATCCTGGCCGATTCCTCCCGGGCCTACCTGGGAAGCGCGAACCTCACGGACACGAGCCTCCACTACAACTTCGAGCTCGGAATCTACCTCGAGGATCGGGACCTCGTCGGCCGGCTCCACGCGCTCTTCGACTACGTCTTCGATTTCGCCGCCAAGCCCGCGGAGGCGCTGTGAGAGACCGTCCTTCCGCCAGGATCTGGTGGGTTTACGTCCTGCACTCGACCGGGGCCCCGGCCCGGCGTTACGTGGGGCGGACACGGGACCTGCCGCGGGCTCTCCGGCGGCACGAGGCGGGCCGCGTGCCGGCCACCCGGACGGGCCGCCCGTGGGATGTCGTGGCGGCGTTCGCGCTGCCGGACCCGGCCCGCGCCCGGGCGCTCTGCGACTGGCTTAAATCCCGGTCGAATCGCGTTCCGAAGGGAAAATCGACATGAAAAGGGACAACCGTCCTCCGTTCCTTGTGCGCGCCGGGCCGCGCGTTCTACAATCCTGCCCCGATGCGCCTCCGGCGGTACACTCTGGCCGCGCTCGTCTACGACGCGGTGGTCTTCGTCGTCTGGATCGTCATCCCGATCCGGGCGCACGCGCTCGGGGCCGGAGCCACCCAACTGGGACTCCTCGTCACGGTCCACAGCGTGCTCTACACGGTCAACAGCCTGCTCATGGGCCGCCTGGCGGACCGCGCCTCCAAGCCTCTTCTGGCCCTCCTGGGATGCGCGGGGGCGGCGGCGGCCTGCCTGATTCTGCGCGGGGCGGAGCGGCTGGAAACGTTCTTCCTGGGCGTGCCGATCCTGGCGCTTGCGGCCAGCCTCTTCTGGCCCAGCATCCAGGGATCGATCGGCGCCGAAACGCCCCCCCATCGGATGGAGCGGGCCCTCGGGCTCTTCAACGTCATGTGGTCGATCGGAAAATCCCTGGGCTTTCTCTCGGGCGGATGGCTCGTGGCCCGGACCGGACCGGCGGGGACGCTCGCCCTGGCGGCGGCGCTGGCGGGAGCCGTAATGCTTTTCTACCCCTGGACC is a genomic window of Planctomycetota bacterium containing:
- a CDS encoding tryptophan--tRNA ligase (catalyzes a two-step reaction, first charging a tryptophan molecule by linking its carboxyl group to the alpha-phosphate of ATP, followed by transfer of the aminoacyl-adenylate to its tRNA); the encoded protein is MGVGRRVVSGMRPTGPLHLGHYVGVLRAWTALQRDHDCFFFAADWHALVDRREEPRRVAGWIREMVADWIACGVDPERCTMFVQSAVPEHLEFFWILGSLAPVGMLERSPTYKEEAARLGGREAPSYALLGYPLLQAADVALYRGERVPVGEDQVAHLELAREIVRRLRRAYGV
- a CDS encoding phospholipase D-like domain-containing protein, producing MLQRLFESVFRNDAPAAPAGNARASLVLSLPAPLRGPVEERLPGILSTAEVFRRLFAEAQTSVKVFSPYVDPTFTSLAQSARAPIQIVTTLREARQRSNPVLERFASARPLAVRYLHEKHARAQMFQLHAKMILADSSRAYLGSANLTDTSLHYNFELGIYLEDRDLVGRLHALFDYVFDFAAKPAEAL
- a CDS encoding MFS transporter — encoded protein: MRLRRYTLAALVYDAVVFVVWIVIPIRAHALGAGATQLGLLVTVHSVLYTVNSLLMGRLADRASKPLLALLGCAGAAAACLILRGAERLETFFLGVPILALAASLFWPSIQGSIGAETPPHRMERALGLFNVMWSIGKSLGFLSGGWLVARTGPAGTLALAAALAGAVMLFYPWT